Proteins encoded together in one Planctomyces sp. SH-PL14 window:
- the bioF gene encoding 8-amino-7-oxononanoate synthase, translated as MIESRPVSTGETGSPLDWISEELASLDQEGLRRQRRVVEPLPEGRCRIDGRTLWNFAGNDYLGLAADPRVVEASRDAAAELGSGARASAAVSGRTPVHAKLERRIAEWKHVEGAVLFPSGYAANLGTIPALAGEGDVVLCDRLNHASLVDGCRLSRARLRVYSHDDLDLVDRELTKAADARRRVIVTDSVFSMDGDLAPLAEIHGLATRHRAIVIVDEAHATGIYGPQGTGLVPELGLAEAGFICIGTLSKALGSQGGFVTGSRDLCDWLWNRARTQMYSTALTPAAAAAADRAIQILSENGSIAAAARSSAVRLRHALQERGYAVAGQIDCPIVPVLIGDIPRTMDLARTLEAAGYLVGAIRPPTVPRGTSRLRITVSAAHPPEALDGLCAVLSNASP; from the coding sequence GTGATCGAGTCCCGGCCCGTTTCGACAGGCGAAACCGGAAGCCCCCTCGACTGGATCTCCGAGGAGCTCGCCTCCCTCGACCAGGAGGGACTGCGCCGGCAACGCCGCGTCGTGGAACCGCTTCCCGAGGGGCGCTGCCGGATCGACGGCCGGACACTTTGGAACTTCGCCGGCAACGACTACCTGGGTCTGGCCGCGGATCCGCGCGTCGTCGAGGCTTCCCGCGACGCCGCGGCGGAACTCGGCAGCGGCGCGAGGGCCAGTGCTGCGGTCTCCGGCCGGACGCCGGTCCACGCGAAACTCGAACGGCGGATCGCCGAGTGGAAGCACGTCGAAGGAGCGGTCCTCTTCCCCAGCGGCTACGCGGCGAACCTGGGAACGATTCCCGCGCTCGCGGGCGAAGGGGATGTCGTCCTGTGCGACCGGTTGAACCACGCCAGCCTCGTCGATGGCTGCCGGCTCTCCCGCGCGCGGCTGCGTGTCTATTCTCATGACGACCTCGACCTCGTCGACCGGGAACTGACCAAGGCCGCCGACGCCCGCCGACGGGTGATCGTGACCGACTCCGTCTTCAGCATGGATGGTGATCTGGCTCCGCTGGCCGAGATCCACGGGCTGGCAACCCGGCACCGGGCAATCGTCATCGTCGACGAGGCGCACGCGACCGGCATCTACGGACCGCAGGGAACAGGACTCGTCCCTGAACTCGGACTCGCCGAGGCGGGCTTCATCTGCATCGGGACCCTCAGCAAGGCGCTCGGTTCCCAGGGGGGCTTCGTCACGGGCTCCCGGGACCTGTGCGACTGGCTCTGGAACCGCGCCCGGACGCAGATGTACTCGACCGCTCTGACTCCGGCCGCGGCGGCCGCCGCCGACCGGGCGATCCAGATCCTGAGTGAGAACGGCTCGATCGCCGCCGCCGCGCGGTCGAGCGCCGTCCGCCTCCGCCACGCCCTGCAGGAGCGAGGCTACGCGGTCGCCGGGCAGATCGATTGCCCGATCGTCCCGGTCCTGATCGGCGACATCCCCCGCACGATGGACCTGGCCCGGACGCTGGAGGCCGCCGGCTACCTCGTCGGGGCGATCCGTCCGCCGACGGTCCCCCGCGGCACATCGCGGCTGCGGATCACCGTCTCCGCCGCTCATCCTCCCGAGGCGCTCGACGGACTGTGCGCCGTCCTGTCGAATGCGTCTCCCTGA
- a CDS encoding proton-conducting transporter membrane subunit has product MSELHLPWLELAVLIPLLGSAVLSRMRDSQRARNAALLFSGLALVCAAGEFVDFTVMHATQADDHFHLLTFLFGRPFLVIDQLSAPLLPLTAMIFFMVVATTSSTKLRRFSFPLALLEEAITLAMLSCKEPWGVIVLLGLAAVPPYLDLRARGKPTRVFAIHMAAFMLFMVLGWSFVESEGGQHHAHSLIAVIPLLIAVCIRSGIVPFHAWLPDLCENASFGTALLFLTPLTDGYAAVRLLMATSPSWVLKSIGTLSLITAVYTAGMALIQKDARRFFAYLFISHSSLVLVGLEVVTPTALTGALSVWLSSALAMTGFGLAIRAVEARRGRVDLSRYLGLYSYTPALAGLFMVTGLASVGFPGTIGFIGSEMIVDGVVVTYPYIGAVVTIAAALNGIAVVKAYFSIFTGCVHKASVPLEIRGRERFAVLTLASIIFVGGLFPQANVLSRHHASEELLKERNVDLHETIGGGEAAHGAEATH; this is encoded by the coding sequence GTGAGTGAACTGCATCTCCCCTGGCTCGAGCTGGCGGTCCTGATCCCGCTTCTGGGATCGGCGGTCCTGTCGCGGATGCGGGACTCGCAGCGGGCCCGCAATGCCGCGCTGCTGTTCAGCGGACTGGCGCTGGTGTGTGCCGCGGGGGAGTTCGTCGACTTCACGGTGATGCACGCCACCCAGGCGGATGACCACTTCCACCTGCTGACGTTCCTGTTCGGCCGGCCGTTCCTTGTGATCGACCAGCTCAGCGCGCCGCTCCTGCCGCTGACGGCGATGATCTTCTTCATGGTCGTGGCGACGACGTCGTCCACGAAGCTCAGGCGGTTCTCGTTTCCGCTGGCGCTGCTGGAAGAGGCGATCACGCTGGCGATGCTGAGCTGCAAGGAGCCGTGGGGGGTGATCGTCCTGCTCGGGCTGGCGGCGGTTCCGCCGTACCTCGATCTGCGGGCCCGCGGCAAGCCGACACGGGTCTTCGCCATTCATATGGCAGCGTTCATGCTGTTCATGGTGCTGGGGTGGAGCTTCGTCGAGAGCGAAGGGGGGCAGCATCATGCCCATTCGCTGATCGCTGTCATTCCGCTGCTGATCGCCGTCTGTATCCGGAGCGGGATCGTTCCGTTCCACGCCTGGCTGCCGGACCTGTGCGAGAACGCGTCGTTCGGGACGGCTCTGCTGTTCCTGACACCGCTAACCGACGGGTATGCGGCGGTCAGGCTCCTGATGGCGACGTCGCCGTCGTGGGTGCTGAAGAGCATCGGCACGCTGTCGCTGATCACGGCTGTCTATACGGCCGGGATGGCGCTGATCCAGAAGGATGCGCGGCGGTTTTTTGCGTACCTGTTCATCAGCCACTCTTCGCTGGTGCTCGTCGGGCTGGAAGTCGTAACGCCGACGGCGCTGACGGGGGCGCTCAGCGTGTGGCTCTCTTCCGCGCTGGCGATGACGGGCTTCGGGTTGGCGATCCGGGCCGTGGAGGCTCGCCGCGGACGGGTGGACCTGAGCCGTTACCTGGGGCTTTACAGCTACACGCCCGCGTTGGCGGGGCTGTTCATGGTGACGGGGCTGGCGAGCGTCGGCTTTCCGGGGACGATCGGGTTCATCGGGTCGGAGATGATCGTCGACGGGGTGGTGGTGACGTATCCCTACATCGGGGCGGTCGTGACGATCGCGGCCGCGCTGAACGGGATCGCGGTGGTGAAGGCGTATTTCTCAATCTTTACCGGGTGTGTCCATAAGGCGTCTGTTCCGCTCGAGATCCGCGGGCGGGAGCGGTTTGCGGTGTTGACGTTGGCGTCGATCATTTTCGTTGGGGGTCTGTTTCCGCAGGCGAATGTTCTGTCGCGGCATCATGCCAGCGAGGAATTGCTGAAGGAGCGGAATGTCGATCTTCACGAGACGATTGGCGGGGGTGAAGCGGCGCACGGTGCGGAGGCGACCCATTAG
- a CDS encoding PadR family transcriptional regulator — MDTVLENWQVQVRKGLLELCVLNSLRAGKQYGYDIVKQLRALDGLVIGEGTIYPILSRFRTQGLVEATIEESPDGPPRKYYRLTTEGRRTVGQMNEAWDKIHSGVLSLRGGD, encoded by the coding sequence ATGGACACCGTACTGGAGAACTGGCAGGTGCAGGTCCGCAAAGGACTGCTCGAGCTCTGTGTTCTCAACTCGCTCCGGGCCGGAAAGCAGTACGGCTACGACATCGTCAAACAGCTCCGGGCACTCGACGGACTGGTGATCGGGGAAGGGACAATCTACCCCATCCTCAGCCGCTTCCGGACACAAGGCCTCGTCGAGGCCACCATCGAAGAGTCCCCCGACGGCCCGCCGCGGAAGTACTACCGGCTCACCACGGAAGGACGGCGGACCGTGGGACAGATGAACGAAGCCTGGGACAAAATTCACAGCGGCGTCCTTTCCCTCCGTGGAGGTGACTGA
- a CDS encoding aldo/keto reductase, whose translation MDYVNLGRSGIKVSRLCLGCMTYGSSQWRPWVLDEEPSAPFFRQAWEAGINFFDTADMYSDGASEEVLGRALRTLGIRREQVVIATKVFNPMGPAPNERGLSRKHIREALDASLRRLQVEYVDLYQIHRFDPTTPVEETLEALDLAVRSGKVLAIGASSMFAWQFSKMLNTSDRRGLARFVTMQNHYNLAYREEEREMIPLCGEEGIGLLPWSPLARGFLMGNRTKDKSGETSRSQTDDYAHKMYYRDSDFLVVDRVTEVARERGLNNAQVALAWLLHQPTVTAPIIGASKPRHLDDALSALAVKLSEDEIRRLTEPYEPHPILGHS comes from the coding sequence ATGGACTACGTCAACCTCGGCCGAAGCGGCATCAAGGTCTCCCGGCTCTGCCTCGGATGCATGACCTACGGCAGCAGCCAATGGCGTCCGTGGGTCCTCGACGAGGAGCCGAGCGCCCCGTTCTTCCGCCAGGCGTGGGAAGCAGGGATCAACTTCTTCGACACCGCCGACATGTACTCCGACGGCGCCAGCGAAGAGGTCCTGGGGCGGGCCCTGCGGACCCTCGGAATCCGCCGCGAGCAGGTCGTCATCGCGACCAAGGTGTTCAACCCCATGGGCCCAGCCCCCAACGAACGCGGCCTCTCCCGCAAGCACATCCGCGAAGCACTCGACGCCAGCCTCCGCCGCCTGCAGGTGGAGTACGTCGACCTCTACCAGATCCACCGCTTCGACCCGACGACGCCGGTCGAAGAAACACTCGAGGCCCTCGACCTCGCGGTGCGGAGCGGCAAGGTGCTGGCGATCGGCGCCTCGTCGATGTTCGCCTGGCAGTTCTCCAAGATGCTGAACACGTCGGACCGCCGCGGCCTGGCGCGGTTCGTCACGATGCAGAACCACTACAACCTCGCTTATCGCGAGGAAGAGCGGGAGATGATTCCGCTGTGCGGGGAAGAGGGGATCGGACTGCTTCCGTGGAGTCCGCTGGCCCGCGGGTTCCTGATGGGGAACCGGACGAAGGACAAGTCCGGCGAGACGAGCCGATCGCAGACGGACGACTACGCGCACAAGATGTACTACCGTGACAGCGATTTCCTGGTGGTGGACCGGGTGACGGAGGTTGCCAGGGAGCGCGGCCTCAACAACGCTCAGGTGGCTCTCGCGTGGCTGCTGCATCAACCGACGGTGACGGCGCCGATCATCGGGGCCTCGAAGCCCCGACATCTGGACGACGCGCTTTCGGCCCTCGCCGTCAAACTCTCTGAAGACGAGATCCGCCGGCTGACGGAGCCCTACGAGCCGCACCCGATCCTGGGCCACTCTTAG
- a CDS encoding DUF1080 domain-containing protein, producing MLSRKQLTLALAGLALSVTAARAVEWKSGIDWKEPRLVTPATEKTAPSDAVVLFNGENMEEWNGGNKWTVENGYGVCGGNVSTKKKFADCQLHLEFATPEKVSGEGQGRGNSGVYFMGKYEVQILDSFENKTYFDGQCASVYKQHPPLVNASRKPGEWQTYDIIFHAPKFRPDGSVHTPATLTVLQNGILVQDHYELLGDTNYDRPPSYTGHKDREAIQLQFHGNPVRFRNIWLRDLSTESSAS from the coding sequence ATGCTCAGCCGAAAACAACTCACCCTCGCACTCGCCGGACTGGCGCTCAGCGTCACCGCCGCCCGCGCCGTCGAATGGAAGAGCGGGATCGACTGGAAAGAACCCCGCCTCGTCACCCCCGCCACCGAAAAAACCGCCCCGTCCGACGCCGTCGTCCTCTTCAACGGAGAGAACATGGAAGAATGGAACGGCGGCAACAAGTGGACCGTCGAAAACGGCTACGGCGTCTGCGGCGGCAACGTCTCCACCAAGAAGAAATTCGCCGACTGCCAACTCCACCTCGAATTCGCCACCCCGGAAAAGGTCTCCGGAGAAGGGCAGGGCCGGGGGAACAGCGGCGTCTACTTCATGGGCAAGTACGAGGTCCAGATCCTCGACTCCTTCGAGAACAAGACCTACTTCGACGGCCAGTGCGCCTCCGTCTACAAGCAGCACCCCCCGCTCGTGAACGCCTCGCGCAAGCCCGGCGAGTGGCAGACCTACGACATCATCTTCCACGCCCCCAAGTTCCGTCCCGACGGCAGCGTCCACACCCCAGCCACGCTGACCGTCCTCCAGAACGGCATCCTGGTCCAGGACCACTACGAGCTGCTGGGTGACACGAACTACGACCGCCCCCCCTCCTACACCGGACACAAGGACCGCGAGGCAATCCAGCTCCAGTTCCACGGCAACCCGGTCCGGTTCCGCAACATCTGGCTCCGCGACCTGAGCACGGAGTCGTCGGCATCGTGA
- the larB gene encoding nickel pincer cofactor biosynthesis protein LarB — MPADNELSRLLSQVASGGIAPAQAVELLAPLLRDGTAVTENGEVRVDLDRERRCRFPEVVYGPGKSPQTIVEVFRCQQERGQASLATRVNAEQIEAVVAAFPDAIANRRGGTVRLSPGGEKPIGKVVVLTAGTSDLPVAEEAMETLLWTGTGCELITDCGVAGPQRLLQQLPRLHAADVLIVVAGMEGALPSVVGGWVDCPVLAVPTSVGYGTAFGGLTALLGMLNSCSSNVAVVNIDAGFKAGYLAGLMVHRQHAASGFPGV; from the coding sequence GTGCCCGCCGACAACGAACTCTCCCGTCTTCTCTCCCAGGTCGCTTCCGGCGGGATCGCCCCTGCGCAGGCCGTTGAGCTGCTGGCTCCCCTCCTTCGCGATGGGACCGCCGTCACCGAGAACGGGGAAGTTCGGGTCGATCTGGACCGCGAACGGCGCTGCCGGTTCCCGGAAGTGGTCTACGGCCCTGGAAAGTCACCGCAGACCATCGTCGAGGTGTTCCGATGCCAGCAGGAGCGGGGCCAGGCCTCGCTGGCGACGCGCGTGAACGCCGAACAGATCGAAGCGGTCGTCGCCGCGTTTCCCGACGCGATCGCCAACCGCCGCGGCGGGACTGTCCGGCTCTCGCCCGGCGGAGAGAAGCCGATCGGGAAGGTCGTCGTCCTGACCGCCGGAACGAGCGACCTTCCGGTCGCCGAAGAGGCGATGGAGACGCTCCTCTGGACCGGGACGGGCTGCGAGCTGATTACAGACTGCGGCGTCGCGGGGCCGCAGCGGCTGCTCCAGCAGCTTCCGCGGCTCCACGCGGCGGACGTCCTGATCGTGGTCGCCGGAATGGAGGGGGCTCTCCCCTCGGTCGTCGGGGGGTGGGTCGACTGCCCGGTTCTCGCCGTTCCCACAAGTGTCGGGTACGGAACCGCCTTCGGCGGGCTGACGGCGCTGCTCGGCATGCTGAACAGCTGCTCGTCCAATGTTGCGGTCGTCAACATCGACGCCGGTTTCAAGGCGGGCTATCTCGCTGGACTGATGGTCCACCGTCAACACGCGGCATCAGGTTTTCCCGGAGTCTGA
- a CDS encoding serine/threonine-protein kinase, whose product MNEGRTATPPMKWIWPFELIERIGEGGMGIVYRARYVVNGREVAVKMLPGDVSDKIVLARFEREMEVLKNLRHTNIVRCFGGACEDKQRFYAMELISGGSLEDVLQSRGKLSWEQVVEYGRQMCAALSCSHAAGVVHRDVKPSNFLIAADGSLKLSDFGLATVVAARRITAAGKTAGTLLYMSPEQIRGGDITPASDLYALGCVFYELLTGRPPFVGDSPAATLHMHCKQEIPRASQVALDSPPAFDDLIRRMMAKAPADRPASAEAVSEELGQIASSMMMVQTRRSSNGGSRLSQRPTGSDPDRPRLESARTPAAPLSVPSRSGDVSTPRWLPLALGTALAFSLLANVVLRRADSRADAWAATWETLSTDPNMVVRQSALHALAATEGNDHERAEVFRKRLSDEDPTIRLAAVQGLGKLGSNGKIAMVELMRIQKEDSAAGVREMAIQAVSAIKDAPSPGSWMWPLTVLCLLATAGTGVYWWIKQGQTE is encoded by the coding sequence ATGAACGAAGGACGAACCGCAACCCCACCGATGAAGTGGATCTGGCCCTTCGAGCTGATCGAGCGGATCGGCGAAGGGGGCATGGGGATCGTGTACCGCGCGCGGTACGTCGTCAACGGCCGTGAAGTTGCCGTGAAGATGCTCCCCGGCGATGTCTCGGACAAGATTGTCCTGGCGCGTTTCGAGCGGGAGATGGAGGTCCTCAAGAACCTCCGGCATACGAATATCGTCCGCTGTTTTGGCGGGGCCTGCGAGGACAAACAGCGCTTCTACGCGATGGAGCTGATTTCCGGCGGCAGCCTGGAAGACGTCCTGCAGAGCCGCGGAAAGCTGAGCTGGGAACAGGTCGTCGAGTACGGCCGGCAGATGTGCGCGGCGCTCTCGTGCTCGCACGCCGCGGGGGTCGTCCATCGCGACGTCAAGCCGAGCAACTTCCTGATCGCGGCCGACGGCTCGCTCAAGCTCAGCGACTTCGGCCTGGCGACGGTCGTTGCGGCCCGCCGGATCACCGCCGCGGGGAAGACCGCCGGCACGCTGCTGTACATGTCGCCCGAGCAGATCCGCGGCGGCGACATTACGCCGGCGTCGGATCTGTACGCCCTCGGCTGCGTCTTCTACGAGTTGCTGACGGGGCGTCCCCCCTTCGTCGGGGATTCGCCGGCCGCCACCTTGCACATGCACTGCAAGCAGGAGATTCCCCGCGCGTCGCAGGTCGCCCTCGACTCCCCTCCGGCGTTCGACGATCTCATTCGCCGGATGATGGCCAAAGCTCCGGCCGACCGGCCCGCGTCGGCCGAAGCGGTTTCGGAAGAGCTCGGCCAGATCGCCTCCAGCATGATGATGGTCCAGACGCGGCGGAGCTCGAACGGCGGCAGCCGGCTCAGCCAGCGTCCCACCGGGTCGGACCCGGACCGCCCCCGTCTCGAATCGGCCCGCACGCCCGCGGCACCGCTGTCGGTCCCCTCTCGATCGGGCGATGTCTCGACGCCCCGCTGGCTCCCGCTCGCTCTGGGGACGGCCCTCGCCTTTTCGCTCCTGGCCAACGTGGTTCTCCGCCGGGCCGACAGCCGGGCCGATGCCTGGGCCGCGACGTGGGAAACCCTCAGCACCGATCCGAACATGGTCGTGCGGCAATCCGCACTCCACGCGCTCGCCGCGACGGAAGGGAACGACCACGAGCGGGCCGAGGTGTTCCGCAAGCGCCTGTCCGACGAGGATCCGACGATCCGCCTCGCCGCCGTTCAAGGGCTTGGCAAGCTCGGCAGCAACGGCAAGATCGCGATGGTCGAGCTCATGCGGATCCAGAAGGAAGACAGTGCCGCTGGAGTCCGCGAGATGGCGATCCAGGCCGTGAGCGCGATCAAAGACGCGCCTTCCCCGGGAAGCTGGATGTGGCCACTGACGGTTCTCTGCCTGCTGGCCACGGCGGGAACCGGCGTCTACTGGTGGATCAAGCAGGGGCAGACGGAGTGA